Proteins encoded in a region of the Microtus ochrogaster isolate Prairie Vole_2 chromosome 19, MicOch1.0, whole genome shotgun sequence genome:
- the Mtmr12 gene encoding myotubularin-related protein 12 isoform X2, translating into MFDTPKDWCWELERTKGSVKYKTVSVNEDYRICERLPAYFVVPGPLLEEDVRRFQGHGIPIWCWSCHNGSALLKMSALPKEQDDGALQIQKNFLDGIYKTIHRPPYEIVKTEDLSSNFLSLQEIQNAYCKFKQLFLIDNSTEFWDTDIKWFSLLESSSWLDIIRRCLKKAIEITECLEAQNMNVLLLEENASDLCCLLSSLVQVMMDPHCRTRTGFQSLIQKEWVMGCHSFLDRCNHLHQNDKEEVPVFLLFLDCVWQLVHQYPPAFEFTETFLTVLSDSLYIPIFSTFFFNSPHQKDTNMGRKSVNPQSKPLTLLTVWDWSVQFEPKAQTLLRNPLYVEKPKLDRGQRKGSRFKHQRQLSLPLTQSKSSPKRGFFREETDHLIKNLLGKRISKLINSSDEFQDNSREFYDNWHSKPTDYHGLLLPHIEGPEIKVWAQRYLRWIPEAQILGGGRMATMSKLLEMMEEVQSLQEKIDAKPHRQEAVHTQAPCLLRNSARLSSLFPFALLQRHSSKPVLPTSGWKALGGEDDLAKREDEFVDLGDV; encoded by the exons GTTGCCCGCATACTTTGTTGTCCCTGGTCCCCTACTCGAAGAGGATGTGCGGCGTTTCCAGGGCCATGGCATACCA ATCTGGTGTTGGTCCTGTCACAATGGAAGCGCCCTTTTGAAAATGTCAGCACTGCCCAAAGAGCAGGACGATGGTGCTCTGCAGATCCAGAAGAACTTCTTGGATGG AATTTACAAGACCATTCACAGGCCACCCTATGAAATTGTTAAAACCGAAGATTTATCAAGCAACTTCCTGTCCCTGCAGGAAATCCAGAATGCATACTGTAAATTTAAGCAGCTGTTTCTGATAG aTAACAGTACAGAATTCTGGGACACAGATATAAAGTGGTTTTCTCTCTTAGAAAGCAGCAGCTGGCTTGATATAATCAG ACGCTGCCTGAAGAAAGCAATAGAGATTACAGAATGCCTGGAAGCACAGAATATGAATGTTCTGCTCTTGG AAGAGAACGCGTCTGACCtctgctgcctcctctcctctctggtgcAAGTGATGATGGACCCCCACTGTCGAACCAGGACTGGGTTCCAGAGCCTCATCCAAAAGGAATGGGTCATGGGTTGCCACTCTTTCTTGGATCGCTGTAACCATCTCCACCAGAATGACAAAGAGGAG GTCCCCGTGTTCCTGCTTTTCTTAGATTGTGTCTGGCAGCTGGTGCACCAGTACCCCCCAGCATTTGAGTTCACAGAGACTTTTCTGACTGTTTTGTCAGATAGCTTATATATACCTATTTTCAGCACCTTCTTCTTCAATTCGCCTCATCAAAAAGATACTAACATG GGTAGGAAAAGTGTGAATCCACAAAGCAAGCCTTTGACTCTGCTCACCGTGTGGGATTGGTCAGTACAGTTTGAACCCAAAGCACAGACATTGCTCAGAAACCCTCTCTATGTGGAAAAGCCAAAATTGGACAGGGGCCAGCGGAAAGGATCACGTTTCAAA catCAACGACAACTTTCTTTGCCACTTACCCAGTCTAAGTCATCTCCCAAAAGAGGATTTTTCAGGGAAGAAACAGATCATTTAATCAAAAACCTTCTAGGCAAGAGAATTAGTAAGCTTATTAACTCCTccgatgagttccaggacaactctCGAGAGTTTTATGACAACTGGCATAGTAAGCCCACAGACTACCATGGGTTGTTACTGCCTCACATCGAGGGGCCAGAAATCAAGGTGTGGGCCCAGCGCTACTTACGTTGGATTCCAGAAGCCCAAATCCTGGGTGGTGGCAGAATGGCTACTATGAGCAAACTCttggaaatgatggaggaagtgCAGAGCTTGCAGGAGAAAATCGACGCGAAGCCCCACAGACAGGaggctgtgcacacacaggcaccgTGCCTGCTCAGGAACTCTGCCCGCTTGTCCTCCTTGTTCCCATTTGCGCTGCTCCAGCGACACTCATCCAAGCCTGTCTTACCCACCAGTGGGTGGAAAGCTCTGGGGGGTGAAGATGACCTGGCCAAACGAGAAGACGAGTTTGTGGACCTAGGGGATGTGTGA